One genomic segment of Callospermophilus lateralis isolate mCalLat2 unplaced genomic scaffold, mCalLat2.hap1 Scaffold_1118, whole genome shotgun sequence includes these proteins:
- the LOC143387092 gene encoding olfactory receptor 2T2-like — translation MERGNDTGTGFFLLGLFPGLWHLGTLVTCVLLVYIFAFTGNLVLALLIWADSRLHTPMYILLSQLSLIYLALISTTVPKMAINFFSGKKDISKAACGAQVFFFFALGGGECLLLALMSYDRYVAICSPLRYPAIMNSRVCLQMALVCWGRGALNSLVNTIYTMHFPFCGSREIRHFFCEMPAILKLSCRDTSLYETVVSTICIVFVLLPLGFIVSSYILIFLTVLRMNSPEGRRKALATCSSHLAVVSLYYGPALVIYMTPQSAHTAEQDQGLSMINTIFTPLLNPLIYSLRNKDVLTALRKVVGRRGTLKWT, via the coding sequence ATGGAGAGAGGGAATGACACGGGGACGGGTTTCTTTCTCCTGGGGCTTTTCCCAGGGCTGTGGCACCTCGGCACCCTCGTCACTTGTGTCCTTCTTGTCTATATCTTCGCCTTCACGGGGAACTTGGTCCTGGCACTCTTGATCTGGGCCGACTCTCGCCTCCACACGCCCATGTACATCCTCCTCAGCCAACTCTCTCTCATCTACCTGGCCTTGATCTCCACCACGGTGCCCAAGATGGCCATCAACTTCTTTTCAGGGAAGAAAGACATCTCGAAAGCTGCCTGTGGAGCCcaggttttcttcttctttgcccTTGGTGGTGGCGAGTGCCTGCTGCTGGCCCTCATGTCTTATGACCGCTACGTGGCCATCTGCAGCCCCCTGCGATATCCAGCCATCATGAACTCCAGAGTCTGCCTGCAGATGGCGCTGGTGTGCTGGGGCAGAGGGGCCCTGAATTCCCTGGTCAACACCATCTACACCATGCATTTTCCCTTCTGTGGCTCCAGGGAAATCCGCCACTTTTTCTGTGAGATGCCGGCCATCCTAAAGCTCTCCTGCCGAGACACCTCCCTCTATGAGACAGTGGTGTCCACCATCTGCATCGTGTTTGTGCTTCTCCCCCTGGGATTCATCGTCTCTTCCTACATCCTCATCTTCCTCACCGTCCTGCGGATGAACTCTCCAGAGGGCAGGAGGAAAGCCCTGGCCACCTGCTCCTCTCATCTGGCTGTCGTCAGCCTCTACTATGGGCCAGCCCTGGTCATCTACATGACCCCCCAGTCTGCCCACACTGCAGAGCAGGACCAAGGGCTCTCCATGATCAACACCATCTTCACCCCCCTGCTCAACCCCctcatctacagcctgaggaacaaggaTGTGCTTACTGCACTGAGAAAGGTGGTGGGGCGAAGGGGCACTTTAAAGTGGACATga